The following coding sequences are from one Triticum dicoccoides isolate Atlit2015 ecotype Zavitan chromosome 4A, WEW_v2.0, whole genome shotgun sequence window:
- the LOC119284322 gene encoding F-box protein At2g21930-like — MEAETEKERSLEKKTKSGLYRCNYPGATAEAAALFTDDLILEILSRLPARSLHRFKCVSLPWRDLIADPANRKKLPQTLAGFLYTSFCGSGYRHHFASVSGGPAPFDPSLPYLQLNKYKDMAQMDTCNGLVLYRGCTKKAAPWDWAEDDCRFVVCNPAIGKWLELPPKPSAPAIRYSHTAALAFDPAVSSHFHVLHFEEDYLANYMTGVSIYSSRTGAWSRRDSGMVEKAAPFFRCKCVFVGGMMYVIGELEDISTGNEYVVVGVDVEGKEWKTIRVPYCSRFCMIGLSQGCLHYAVATYESLVPEITLWCLKDCNSKEFVLKHTASMDMLLSMTRMKYRVVGIHPDCDTIFLFSYGGATLATYDMRHQKVSCIINLENMNITQRFLPYVHLFSEPLADADGQ; from the coding sequence ATGGaggcggagacggagaaggagaggaGTCTCGAGAAGAAGACCAAGTCGGGGCTGTACAGGTGCAACTATCCaggggcgacggcggaggcggccgCGCTGTTCACCGACGACCTCATCCTCGAGATCCTCTCCCGCCTCCCTGCTAGATCCCTCCACCGCTTCAAGTGCGTCTCCCTGCCCTGGCGCGACCTCATCGCTGACCCTGCCAACCGCAAGAAGTTGCCCCAGACCCTTGCCGGCTTCCTCTACACGTCCTTCTGCGGCAGCGGGTATCGCCACCACTTCGCCAGCGTCTCCGGCGGCCCAGCTCCGTTTGACCCTTCCCTTCCTTACCTGCAACTTAACAAGTACAAGGACATGGCCCAGATGGACACTTGCAATGGTCTCGTTCTCTACCGCGGCTGCACCAAGAAGGCGGCCCCTTGGGATTGGGCAGAGGATGATTGCCGTTTTGTGGTGTGCAATCCCGCCATTGGTAAGTGGCTCGAGCTGCCCCCTAAGCCTTCGGCGCCGGCAATCAGATATAGCCATACTGCAGCTCTGGCTTTTGATCCGGCAGTTTCGTCGCATTTCCACGTTCTTCATTTTGAGGAGGACTATCTGGCAAATTATATGACAGGAGTGAGCATCTACTCGTCGCGGACAGGAGCCTGGAGTCGCCGGGATAGTGGGATGGTTGAGAAAGCGGCGCCGTTCTTCAGGTGTAAATGTGTCTTTGTCGGCGGTATGATGTATGTGATTGGCGAGCTGGAGGACATCAGCACCGGCAACGAGTATGTGGTGGTGGGGGTGGACGTGGAGGGGAAAGAGTGGAAGACTATCCGTGTGCCGTACTGTTCGAGATTTTGTATGATTGGATTGTCGCAGGGATGCTTACACTATGCTGTAGCTACCTATGAAAGCCTAGTTCCTGAGATAACACTTTGGTGCCTCAAGGATTGTAACAGTAAAGAATTCGTCCTCAAGCATACCGCCAGCATGGATATGCTTCTGAGCATGACTAGGATGAAGTACAGGGTTGTTGGGATTCATCCAGATTGCGACACCATTTTCTTGTTTTCATATGGAGGTGCTACCTTGGCAACGTATGATATGCGACATCAAAAAGTTAGTTGTATTATTAATCTTGAGAACATGAACATAACACAACGATTTCTACCCTATGTTCATCTCTTCTCAGAGCCATTAGCAGATGCAGATGGGCAGTAG